A part of Aegilops tauschii subsp. strangulata cultivar AL8/78 chromosome 2, Aet v6.0, whole genome shotgun sequence genomic DNA contains:
- the LOC109770196 gene encoding uncharacterized protein, with protein MATSTSGAGDGKDAKAKALVAAKIKEGEYKVQMIGQYAVRTDRAIDALEKKVQDIEAVMDLELMLGEYCADLSDMHKARHYYRATSLSEEEKLYLHQIDDFATATIAEYEASVGPVPAFDNHLSLFSQEIPLEFPEPLAPPPASSSSASASHHEPAVDNGGDVAC; from the exons ATGGCGACATCGACGTCCGGCGCCGGCGACGGCAAG GACGCCAAGGCCAAGGCGCTGGTGGCCGCGAAGATCAAGGAAGGGGAGTACAAGGTGCAGATGATAGGACAGTACGCGGTGCGGACGGACCGCGCAATCGATGCGCTGGAGAAAAAGGTGCAGGACATCGAGGCGGTGATGGATCTCGAGCTGATGCTCGGCGAGTACTGCGCCGACCTCTCGGACATGCACAAGGCGCGCCACTACTACCGCGCCACCTCGCTCTCGGAGGAGGAGAAACTCTACCTCCACCAAATCGACGACTTCGCCACCGCCACCATCGCCGAGTACGAGGCCAGCGTCGGCCCCGTCCCCGCCTTCGACAACCACCTCAGCCTGTTCAGCCAAGAAATCCCACTGGAGTTCCCCGAACCCTTGGCTCCCCCTCCCGCTTCTTCGTCTTCGGCTTCGGCTTCTCACCACGA GCCTGCTGTGGACAATGGAGGGGATGTTGCATGCTAA